The following are from one region of the Amycolatopsis sp. QT-25 genome:
- a CDS encoding dTDP-4-dehydrorhamnose 3,5-epimerase family protein, with protein sequence MKAIPVPAIAGAYLFEPTPHTDERGFFSRTFDADVVRSVGIDPNGFLQDSVSRSREGVLRGMHLRSGLGEAKLVRCSWGAVFDVVVDLRPDSPTYLGKETFELSGETQVSLYIPAGCAHGFQALTEYADVSYRIDRAHDASEDVAIAHDDPELAISWPLPVALMSERDRAALSLSEALQNTR encoded by the coding sequence ATGAAAGCGATCCCGGTGCCCGCCATCGCGGGCGCGTACCTGTTCGAGCCGACCCCGCACACCGACGAACGCGGCTTCTTCAGCCGCACGTTCGACGCCGACGTCGTCCGGTCGGTGGGGATCGACCCGAACGGGTTCCTCCAGGACAGCGTGTCGCGGTCCCGCGAGGGGGTGCTGCGCGGGATGCACCTGCGCTCGGGTCTCGGCGAGGCGAAGCTGGTCCGGTGCTCGTGGGGCGCCGTCTTCGACGTCGTCGTCGACCTGCGGCCGGATTCGCCGACGTACCTCGGCAAGGAGACGTTCGAACTGTCCGGGGAGACCCAGGTCTCGCTGTACATCCCGGCAGGCTGCGCGCACGGGTTCCAGGCGCTCACCGAGTACGCCGACGTCTCCTACCGGATCGACCGCGCCCACGACGCGAGCGAGGACGTCGCGATCGCCCACGACGACCCGGAACTGGCGATCTCGTGGCCGCTGCCGGTGGCGCTGATGTCGGAGCGGGACCGCGCGGCCCTCTCTCTTTCCGA
- a CDS encoding polysaccharide pyruvyl transferase family protein codes for MSSPVRIGLFGLLGSGNLGNDGSFEAVLGYLRTEHPDAALSVMCGGPEIVASRYDLETTALNWYQGEYRTASGPVSIAMKGFGKLVDIVRTAAWVGRQDVVIVPGMGVLESTLPLRPWGFPYALLLLSVSGRLAGTKVALVCVGANVSDRRVTRSIIGRAARLATFRSYRDELSREAMRTMGVDVTNDRVHPDLAFALSAPAEPVLPRSVGVGVMAYRGGNEDRARADEIYESYVDGMTRFVARLIADGRPVRLFIGDRADAQVVDEIMRELESPLITAAETSTLDDVLRAMSAVEIVVATRYHNILCALKLAKPTLSVGYARKNDVLMTTMGLGEFCLSAKDIDFDALVRRFAELESRAGELTEIVAKRGAAQARLLEEQFVELSAALLPIGVR; via the coding sequence TTGAGCTCGCCCGTGAGAATCGGGCTGTTCGGACTCCTCGGATCAGGGAACCTCGGCAACGACGGTTCCTTCGAGGCGGTTCTCGGGTATCTGCGCACGGAGCATCCGGACGCCGCGCTCAGCGTGATGTGCGGCGGTCCGGAAATCGTCGCGTCGCGCTACGACCTCGAGACGACCGCGTTGAACTGGTACCAGGGTGAGTACCGGACGGCTTCGGGACCGGTGTCCATCGCCATGAAGGGTTTCGGCAAGCTCGTCGACATCGTCCGGACGGCGGCGTGGGTGGGGCGCCAGGACGTGGTGATCGTGCCGGGGATGGGTGTCCTCGAGTCCACGCTTCCCTTGCGCCCTTGGGGTTTCCCGTATGCCTTGCTGTTGCTGTCGGTGTCCGGGCGGCTGGCCGGGACCAAGGTGGCGCTGGTCTGCGTCGGTGCCAACGTGAGCGACCGGCGGGTCACCCGGTCGATCATCGGCCGGGCCGCGCGGCTGGCGACGTTCCGGTCCTACCGGGACGAATTGTCGCGGGAGGCGATGCGCACGATGGGCGTCGACGTCACGAACGACCGTGTCCATCCCGATCTCGCCTTCGCCCTCTCCGCGCCGGCGGAACCGGTGCTGCCCCGCTCCGTCGGGGTCGGGGTGATGGCCTACCGCGGCGGGAACGAGGACAGGGCCCGCGCCGACGAGATCTATGAGTCCTATGTGGACGGGATGACCCGGTTCGTCGCCCGGCTGATCGCCGACGGCAGGCCGGTGCGGTTGTTCATCGGCGACCGGGCCGACGCGCAGGTCGTCGACGAGATCATGCGGGAACTGGAGTCACCGCTGATCACCGCCGCCGAAACGTCCACTTTGGACGATGTGCTGCGGGCGATGTCGGCGGTCGAGATCGTCGTCGCCACCCGCTACCACAACATCCTGTGCGCGCTGAAGCTGGCGAAACCGACGTTGTCCGTCGGGTACGCCCGCAAGAACGACGTCCTCATGACCACGATGGGGCTCGGGGAGTTCTGCCTGTCCGCCAAGGACATCGACTTCGACGCGCTGGTCCGCCGGTTCGCCGAACTCGAGTCGCGGGCGGGCGAACTGACCGAGATCGTCGCGAAACGAGGTGCGGCGCAGGCACGACTGCTGGAAGAGCAGTTCGTCGAATTGTCGGCCGCCCTCCTGCCGATCGGAGTCCGATGA
- a CDS encoding glycosyltransferase family 2 protein, producing the protein MSTAPRLSIGLPVYNGEDYLAESLDALLGQSYENFELIISDNASTDRTEEISREYAKLDSRVRYVRQPVNIGCAPNHNYCVDVARGELFKWASDDDLYARDLLERCIEALDEHPEFVLSHSWTAMIDEKAVVTQALEYPLNTVSPHAAERFRSTLFAPGGDDDGAVIRTEVLRRVAPLDSYHHADRTIISELALHGPFHQVPDWLYFRRDHPGRSEHEYPTVRKRASNLDPKRADKLRHPMIRLLGEYVLGYVNAIRHAPISGAEKRECFRYLRQWTLNRAGNPAMGRMPVQAEAELGPREVCVASVVAGQEGRVP; encoded by the coding sequence ATGAGCACCGCTCCTCGGCTGAGCATCGGGCTCCCGGTCTACAACGGCGAGGACTACCTCGCCGAATCGCTGGACGCACTCCTCGGCCAGAGCTACGAGAACTTCGAGCTGATCATTTCGGACAACGCGTCCACGGACCGCACCGAAGAGATCAGCCGTGAGTACGCGAAGCTGGATTCCCGCGTACGGTACGTGCGTCAGCCGGTGAACATCGGCTGCGCGCCCAACCACAACTACTGTGTCGACGTCGCCCGCGGCGAGTTGTTCAAATGGGCGTCCGACGACGACCTCTACGCGCGGGACCTGCTGGAACGCTGTATCGAGGCGCTCGACGAGCACCCCGAGTTCGTACTTTCGCATTCGTGGACGGCGATGATCGACGAGAAGGCCGTCGTCACGCAGGCATTGGAGTACCCGCTCAACACGGTTTCGCCGCACGCCGCGGAACGCTTCCGCAGCACGCTGTTCGCGCCCGGCGGGGACGACGACGGCGCGGTCATCCGCACCGAGGTGCTGCGCCGCGTCGCGCCGCTGGACAGCTACCACCACGCGGACCGCACGATCATCTCGGAACTGGCCCTGCACGGCCCGTTCCACCAGGTGCCGGACTGGCTGTACTTCCGCCGCGACCACCCCGGCCGCTCCGAACACGAGTACCCGACCGTGCGCAAGCGCGCCAGCAACCTGGACCCGAAACGCGCCGACAAGCTGCGGCACCCGATGATCCGGCTGCTCGGCGAGTACGTCCTCGGTTACGTCAACGCGATCCGCCACGCGCCGATCTCCGGCGCCGAGAAGCGCGAGTGTTTCCGCTACCTGCGGCAATGGACGCTGAACCGGGCGGGGAACCCGGCCATGGGCCGGATGCCGGTGCAGGCCGAGGCCGAACTCGGTCCGCGAGAGGTGTGCGTGGCGTCGGTCGTCGCCGGTCAGGAGGGAAGAGTCCCTTGA
- a CDS encoding DUF4910 domain-containing protein, with protein sequence MSHRDLETGADLERLVERLYPLCRSITGDGVRRTLEIVGEHVPLEIHEVPTGTQVLDWTVPQEWNIRDAYIKDASGRRVVDFGESNLHVVGYSVPISRKMPLAELREHLHTLPDRPSWVPYRTSYYAPTWGFCLAQETLDAMPDGEYEVHIDSTLADGHLTYAEHVVPGEVADEVIISCHTCHPSLANDNVAGIAIAAAFAQTLENPHYTYRFLFMPGTIGAITWLARNTERVERIKAGLVLACAGDPGSLTYKRSRRGDAEIDRVLAYVLADRAHRIVDFSPYGYDERQFCSPGFDLGVGSLTRTPYAGYPEYHTSADNLDFVSTAAMEETLRTLRDTFAVLDRNRSYVNLSPYGEPQLGKRGLYDSLGGRSDAKQAQMAMLWVLNLSDGEHSLLDVAERSGLPFDSVVAAAKALHDAGLLKD encoded by the coding sequence ATGTCGCACCGGGACCTGGAGACGGGCGCCGACCTGGAAAGGCTGGTCGAGCGCCTGTATCCGCTGTGCCGCAGCATCACCGGCGACGGCGTCCGCCGCACGCTGGAGATCGTCGGCGAGCACGTCCCACTGGAGATCCACGAGGTCCCCACCGGCACCCAGGTGCTGGACTGGACCGTGCCGCAGGAGTGGAACATCCGCGACGCGTACATCAAGGACGCCTCCGGCCGCCGCGTGGTCGACTTCGGTGAGTCGAACCTGCACGTCGTCGGCTACAGCGTCCCGATCTCGCGGAAGATGCCGCTCGCCGAGCTGCGCGAACATCTGCACACGCTGCCGGACCGGCCGTCGTGGGTGCCGTACCGGACCAGCTACTACGCGCCGACGTGGGGTTTCTGCCTGGCGCAGGAAACCCTCGACGCGATGCCGGACGGCGAGTACGAGGTGCACATCGACTCGACGCTGGCCGACGGTCACCTCACCTACGCCGAGCACGTCGTGCCGGGCGAGGTCGCCGACGAGGTGATCATCTCCTGCCACACCTGCCATCCGTCGCTGGCGAACGACAACGTCGCCGGGATCGCGATCGCCGCCGCCTTCGCGCAGACGCTGGAAAACCCGCACTACACGTACCGGTTCCTGTTCATGCCCGGCACGATCGGCGCCATCACCTGGCTCGCGCGCAACACCGAACGCGTCGAACGGATCAAGGCCGGGCTCGTGCTCGCTTGCGCGGGCGACCCGGGATCGCTGACATACAAGCGAAGCCGCCGGGGCGACGCCGAGATCGACCGCGTGCTCGCGTACGTCCTCGCCGATCGCGCGCACCGGATCGTGGACTTCTCGCCGTACGGCTACGACGAGCGCCAGTTCTGCTCCCCCGGCTTCGACCTGGGCGTCGGATCGCTGACGAGGACGCCGTACGCGGGCTATCCCGAGTACCACACCTCGGCCGACAACCTCGATTTCGTGTCCACGGCGGCCATGGAGGAAACCCTTCGGACCCTGCGGGACACCTTCGCCGTCCTCGACCGCAACCGCAGCTACGTCAACCTCAGCCCGTACGGCGAGCCGCAACTCGGCAAACGCGGGCTGTACGACTCGCTCGGCGGGAGAAGCGACGCCAAACAAGCCCAGATGGCCATGCTCTGGGTGCTCAACCTCTCGGACGGCGAGCACAGCCTGCTCGACGTCGCCGAGCGGTCCGGGCTGCCGTTCGATTCCGTCGTCGCCGCCGCGAAGGCGCTGCACGACGCCGGATTGCTCAAGGATTGA